Genomic window (Armatimonadota bacterium):
TCGCGCCCGAGGGTCAGGCGCAGCGCCGACTGTGCCAGCGGCTTGCTCAGGCCCATGGCGCGCAGGACGTGGGAGGACTCGATACTGGCCGCCGCACACGCCGACCCGGAGCTGGCGGCGATGCCGAGCAGGTCGAGCTTGACCACCAGCGTCTCCCCCGAGACGCCCTCGAAGGCGAAGTTGGCGTTGGCGGCGACGCGGAGCGTGCGCCCGCCGTTCAGGCGCGCGCCAGGGATCGCCCCGAGCACGCCGGAGACGAGGCGGTCGCGCAACGCGGTGAGGCGCGCGGTCTCGCTTTCCCGCAGGTGCTCGGCCAGCTCCAGTGCGGCGGCGAAGCCCACGATCCCCGGGACGTTTTCGGTGCCCGGGCGCAGCTCGCGCTCCTGGTCGCCCCCGCGCATGATGGGCGCGATGCGCGTGCCCGCGCGCACATAGAGCGCGCCCACTCCCTTGGGGCCGTAGAACTTGTGCCCCGACAGGCTGAGCAGGTCCACTCCCAACGCGCGCACGTTGACTGCCGCCGCCCCGGCCGCTTGCACCGCGTCGGTGTGGAAGTAGGCGCCGCGCTCGCGCGCGATGCCGGCCAGTTCGGGCACCGGCTGGATCGTCCCCACTTCGTTGTTGACCAGCATGACCGAGACCAGGATGGTATCATCGCGCATGGCGGCGGCGAGCGCCTGCGGCTCCACCATGCC
Coding sequences:
- a CDS encoding cysteine desulfurase family protein; amino-acid sequence: MTSRVYLDHAATTPLDPRVEQAMRPYLRERFGNAGSIHSFGREARAAVDFARDKVAEVLGCAGAEVVFTGGGTEADNLALLGVAHANRARGSHVIISAFEHHAVMEAALLLEGLGFEVSRLPVTADGMVEPQALAAAMRDDTILVSVMLVNNEVGTIQPVPELAGIARERGAYFHTDAVQAAGAAAVNVRALGVDLLSLSGHKFYGPKGVGALYVRAGTRIAPIMRGGDQERELRPGTENVPGIVGFAAALELAEHLRESETARLTALRDRLVSGVLGAIPGARLNGGRTLRVAANANFAFEGVSGETLVVKLDLLGIAASSGSACAAASIESSHVLRAMGLSKPLAQSALRLTLGRDTTEGDVDRLLELLPEVIADLR